GGGCGCTGCAGACAGGGCTCTCGCTCTACGTCGACGCCTTCATCCCGGAGGGCTGCCACAAACTGCTGGATGTGGTGAGCGGCGTCGATGGATCGACCAAGTGCGATTTGGATGACTCCAAGCTGAGAGCGGCCTCCATTCTCGACCTCATGTTTGTCCTTCACGTCGTTTTGGTGCTTGTTATCTTCCTGGTAGTCTACAGTGTTATTGCAAAGACACTGGGCGTCCGTGCCAGGTTTGGATCGTATGAAGCATTGTCAAATACCTCTGTGGATGCGAATCACATCCAATTGAAAGCTATGAGCGGCACCCAGGCGTAGTCAATTCAGGTACCAATGCTCTCTCTTCTCTTTCCCCCTTGATTTCGTGAGTACTACGGATTGCAGATGGGAAATTGAGCATCTGCTGTGGTGTGAGGTTGTAATTGATTCttgatgaaaagttagcatccAGTAGATAACAAGCCCCTTGATTTTGTTGGCATTAAGTGCTCGACCCTCCCATTTTTATTTCTGCTAAATGTTTTGTGGTTGCTCCCAATTTGCTCAATGATGGTGTGTCGCATGGTAGTTAGACATCGTCTGTTTGAAGATTGCATCTACAGTGGGCTATGGTTCTTTACCCTAAAGCTCGTATAGTACTCTACTCCTAATTAGTGATTATATACTCGGCTTACCTGTCCATGCTTGTTTCCCTGACCTCCTTGCCTTGCCTTATAAGTTATTACTACTACGTTAGCTTTGGAGTCCAATATGAGAGTGACAGATCACGAAAGGAGAATGATCTTTCTATCTTAATTATGTAAAGTATGAACACTGCCTTTAGAATGTGTTGCATTTGGCTCCTAATGTAAGTAAGACCAAACCTTGTATAGATATCTTAGAGGGATCCTATATGTAAAAGATCAATAGTTGGTTACAATCACTTAGGAGCACTTTATCGCTTGGGGTCCTATGGAATTTAATGATCTAAACTAAGCATCAACTTATATTTGACCAGTtcagtttaatttttttctccCAATTGCATATTTAGTCCTTATTTTTGTTCCTTGTTGTGTGGCTTGCAACCAAGCAAGTGAGGGAAGGACTCTGGTGAAGAAATACAGAAGTGGTGCAAATGTCGTATGCCTTCCTTGTTTTGAATGCATAATCCTTTTGAATTCTTCTTGACCTGGATGATTATTTGATAAATCAGACCTGTCCATGCAAGATGGCCAATGATACAGGAGACTAGCCAGAAAAGTCTGGTTTTGTTAAGTCACTTTAGTCACAGAGATGACGTCTCGTCGTTGGAATTTAGATATTAAACCCATAAAACCGATGATTATGTAAGGGGAAACTGTTTTTAGCTGTCAGATATCCATTGAGGGCAGTCATAAACTAGAGTAAACTTGGTAGAGCATAGGCAGCTACTGTTGTTAGTTAATGTCATTTAATTCTTAAATGTGGTATATAATGTCTTATTTGATTCCATGGCTGTTGGTTACGATTCTGTATACGCAATTCTAAACCTCTATCGTTATCATCCTGCTACATGATGATCTCTGGGAACACAAAcaaacttaaaaatgactctgcCTCTTTTATATGTTGTATTGGATGGTGTGGTGCATTGTGCTTGTAAATTAAGAATTTCATCTTCAATACATGTGGTGAATAATGCAGGTTTGGTCATGAAACAGATTGGTGAATTACGAACGATGCTTTTGGAGGAGCCAATTTCGTGTAATGTGTATGATTGAGAGAAGCTCTGTTACGGTGTTGTCTCCGAGGAATTCATTTTGTGCGTGTATAGTACAATTACATCATATTTGTTGATCATTTATGATGTTACTACTCATTCTCTGTCCAACAAGATTTTGAGTAAATGTACGTTTCTAACCCATAGtgaattcccaaaaatatcaCACCCTTCAACAGTGTATAACTTTTTTGTTTCTGTATACCTAATTTTGACTGGAGTGGTACATGGGATATGGAAAATGTTTGAATCTATGCTGTTTTCTCTTGTTAAATTTAAAGggaataaaagaaagaaaaactctGCAATCAGATCATTGTGGAGAGTTCTTAAAACATACTCATAATTTCTGACATTGAAATGAAATCTAtatataatgatttttttatgttaCTCATAGCTTGACTTAATATTTCCTTAGATCAACATTAGTTATGAACTAATGTGATGTGATGTATAAAATTATCTATACCAATACCATTTGTAAAAGAATGTGAAATGTATTCAGATTTGTAAGCAGAGAAAGAGTGTGTGTAAGCCAGAGCAATGAGCATATAAATTCTATGAATAGAACATTTGTTTCCATGCAATACTAGTTTAGCTAACAGGAATTgtgattgtaattttttacTCGGAATGGGTAATGAGGACTcaaaaaaactaaaagaaaaaaaccAACAGCTAACGAGGAAGTTGAATTGAAGTGTGATGCATATCATTTTGTAACTTGATTATAATGTTTTAACCTACAAAGTAATTTAAAATACTGTAACCGTAATTTATAAGAAAAGCTGATTAATATTCTTAAATATGGAGACATGTCCACCAACCGATATAACAAAAAGTTGTTCAATATTCGGTTTGCAGATAAACTTGAGGAAACATAAACATGGTAACAAACAATCAAACCATCATTTGAGAGCAATACCAACCATTTCTAGAGCTGTTATTCGCTCAACATCAATAACATACTCGAGGTAGACGAAGAACCATTATTGATcctattagaaaaaaaaacatcaataacATACTTTCTATTGTTAATCTACCTGCAAATAGAACTTGATCAACTCACCCACATGTCAAGAAACCCATGCCAAGACCACATACAAAGTGTCTTAATTTTTGGCCTTCAACATGTTATTCTCCTTAATTCTGGCTCGGTTATCCAGCTTGACAAAGCGCTTCAGATCGTCAAATGGAAGACTTTCTGTGTCCTTCCTCCTGAGCTCACTTAGAGCGGGGCGTTTGTCGAGCAGGTGCCACAACCAATCCGGATACTCAGAATCAGGCAAGATTTTAGGGTCCTGCCCGTCTTTTAGTATATTGGCACCATAAACTGTGGTGGATTTCACTTCTTTGCTTATCAATGAGGCTTTGGGGGCATCTCCAGCAGCACCACCTTTCCCTTTCTTAGCTTTAGCACCTCCGGCAGCAAATGTTCTGCAGCCCACCACTTTAAAAACCTCGTTCGAGGTCGTGATGCTTTTCAATGACCTCATGAACGCTATTGCCATATCTATAATGCAGCAGTACCAATAAGGTTATCATAAGGATCAACAACATTATTTTCATGATCTAGAAGCAATGACTGCATAAGAGTTTCCCCATCTAAGTATATCATTAGAATATTAAGAGGGCGTTTGCCTTTCATGATGGATAAACATTTCTACCGACGTTATTAGGATTTCTCCAATCCCACCTTTTTAATGGGATATGAATCAAACAAAATTGGCTCAAATGATAGGGGAGTTATCAAGGGCCTCGGAATATCCCAATACTTAAATGCCCCTAAAAGTTTGCAAGCCTaactgatgatgtggcgaatttttgatgggaataaatgcaagtaataaacgatcacaacacggaaaattacgtggttcgatttactgaggtaaatctacgtccacgggaagaaaagagggcaaatttgtattgcttggtttcgcttacagattacaatactgatttgctataagattcaggatctagagagcttaacccctgtctatctgatctaggttctatttatacattgaactaagatcgtggtttgcagcaccACTCACTAGATCGTGgatggttgataactgcttaacaccactaaatagatcgtgggtgtaatggaggtcgtggagatcctgcatgggtccactatctccttgttcggtcgaacactgagaccgaactgctgaactttgccgattagCTTTtaccgatctgagagtagagcttgattggttcttttaccgagctgtaggctgcgaccgaactctttggttgtgccgaaccgaactctttggtcatgccgaactgatactctttctttggttgtgccgaaccgaactctttggtcatgccgaactgatactctttctttggttgtgccgaaccgaactctttggtcatgccgaactgatactctttcttgggttttgggctgatgggccgtcactgttattgggctcgcaactagggtttagttgtttagttcgtaccccatcaccacccccccgaaaagcgaagtgaatcacttcggcattttggataaatgtaagggggaggctgacgtcaggggacgtgccatgcgcgtgtctgcattaaatgtgacagcaaatccggccagagaatccagaaaaagtgggatttgaaacggtgcgacgaattcgaaatgcctttgcgaatctgataaatatttcctctcttcatcattggaatacttttgcgattatttcttctgtattctctccctttttcgaaaaattttcttccgcttcttcaggactttcttcagactttcgaccatcagagagtaagaatcatgtcttcttcttctgaatctgtttctgaatcaggtagcggtaggaaggggggtaaggggtcttctggccggaagaagtccggggagaagacggtagaatattttccgagcattttgagtaaggatactgtgatatccttacacggaaaatattttcttcctggggggttagtggtgattcccgacgacattcatagggctaactcgccgccggagggttatgccaccgtttacgaagcctgcttagaatgcgggcttcgtttccctcttccccctgcctttgtagagcttcttgatttttttcaacttcctttaggtcaggtgactccaaattcttggaggcacttatcggcctttgctgccgagctgcgtagactagaaaaggatctgtctctgagggcaatccttaatttctttcagtttaagagaaagggatcctggttttacttgatccctttacagcccttcagagcattctgtaaaaccaaatggccgaagtggcaaaatcgtttctttttttacaataggacagcggcttcggacttttcctggagagggccgaagtccgtaattcctcatcctcgggtagaaccgttggacgagctcgagggcgagctcaataagattcccatgattaggaaacagtattcggaatctgagctcgtcaagggtgacttcgtgttcgattcctcgtcttcggacgaagagactgagggtgaggatttcttttttatgctttactgctttagcggcgaaaactaactttgttttctcgctttttggcagtgaacatgctaaacaagctcggtcgcaaatcctccgaatctaatgagccggagagacagaaagccaccggctcggcgtctgatgccgagaagaatccgaaaaggcagaagacctcttcttcggatccaaaaaagccggagtcggcttcggcaaaggggaaggggaagattcagaaacccccaagagcgccggagaaagacattgtcttggcggccccttcggaacatgtctgtgagccttttgcatggccaacggactttgtagaggtgaattctcttcttgattttctggccttgcttttttcctatattttttgtggcccctctgttgactttttcctttttccattttcagaggaacaatatgctctccaagctcgtcgccgttgaactctccaaagcgtccaacgattatgctgagatgcagaggaagttgaatgctgctcgtcaccaggccgaacaggctcgggcagactttgagaaggcaagggccgctaggatctcggctcaggatgaagctcagcgtgccaaaaaccagctcatcattcagagagagcaatctaaacagagggaggctgccgccgtggttgctcagggggaggctctccgtgttttcacggagaaactctttttgagcaatcaattttcggcctttatcggtgatctgctgaaattgatgaccgataacgctgagcagggacccgaagtcgtcctgccgctgtatggccgagagatttcagctcgtctccagagtctgccgctccttgaggagcttgcttcttcctcggtcctgctctctgctgaaagagtccgtaactgccgcgctgaccgggacgagaacatggaggccatctttgcctccttgggacctgtttcacccgcttcaatctttaacgaagagggtgggcaggaaaacgaggccggcaaggagaccgagcagacggatcagcaggccggcgacgggcatgccgagcaggctggagggagtagggaggccgaggctgaatccgaagtagacaaggagaaggaggctgaaacccacagaggagccggagacgaaactggcggagtatgatttcgtctcccttctcttagtttagtttctttctctccttgtaaaatggccttgaagccctccttgtgtaaaaaaattttcttgtgaatgaaaaaattcttctttctacactcgtgtcttctttatagcttttcgtaatctcttttactcctgttgtggtttactgcctgctcggtaaactgaaatgccgaactgacatagctgctttgtattcttaactctaaggagctggaggtacttcactggaagcggctatactcttcggctttaaacgaagctgagaaaaaagccgtagatgaccaggtgaagtatgacgaactcttggctcggttagtggagctggagtccaacaataaggacttaaagtccataaagaaagatctggatgccgagctgaacactgtcatcgctgagaggactgcatatgaggatttcatctgcgggcgcgggggaatgaccatatctgaagttcagaatcaagttgatgaactgtgggaggagcttcatgtactccggaagaacaatgcgctggagagctcggcttgccaacaagttgtgaagtcattgcggcgcttggcttctcggtacgacatcattctttcccggcgtccctcaatcgagagattccttaggcgtttcccgccaacagatgctcacactccaactcaaacctctaatccacttgctcaagattctgctccaaaccaacaacggactcaggatgaaccggaaacgtcaagacgagaacgtactccaagtcagcaacggactccggagcaaccggaaatgtcaagacgagaacgccctgaagttcgtagaggagttgtgattatgagtgagcaagatcagcggatgcttcgtgaagagactcttcgccgccgaggtgctagaacttcccggactcagggaaggggcggtaggtcgatcagagcatctcgtcgacctacttattcttcaactgttcggaacacccgaactcagcatcatgaggattttttggataggtggctcaactttggcaaccgtggacagtagaatagtcctttgtaatggtgtaacgccttctcgtagggcagcgaaattgtatgccgaacaagacttaataaatgaaattttttcatttcgcttctatcactgcgtatttacagttcagcgattttttatttcatttattgtactcgtccgcggtcttatgaagaaaactcttctttgaccggactcgtcttcggtcttatgaagtaaattcttctttgaccggactcgtccttggtcttatgaagtaaactcttctttgaccggactcgtccttggtcttatgaagtaaactcttctttgaccggactcgtcctcggtcttatgaagaaaactcttctttgaccggactcgtcctcagtcttatgaagaaaactcttctttgaccggacttagtttgtgtccttatttggcgagttttatcgcttggattggactttccctttgtgtcctaatttggcgagttttatcgcttggattggactttccctttgcgtcctaatttggcgagttttatcgcttggattggactttccttttgcgtcctaatttggcgagttttatcgcttggattggactttccctggttgaccgaagtggttttcggcttattgcagtccgtttcagacgaactgcttgtttcttaagctgaattgtggtcttgtatcttccttagaagcttggactcacaattgtctttaatacatgatctaaaaaggggatcagcctttaaagatcaatatacctcagtaatatttataagagacaaaacgcacatagagactaaacgcacataaagacaaataaaaaagacgaaaaagattttaaacttttataaaacgaccagcataaaggacaaatagaaacatgaaagcacatatccctaggaccgaactagatacaagactgaccggaccttgtctcttacaaatggaacttcttgaggttggaaatatgccatgttcggggtacttgttctcctgacatgtgagtcaatttataagacccttttcccaggacttctgacacccgatacggaccttcccatgtgggttcaagtttgcccagcttctctgctcggcttacttcattgtttctcaatacgagatctcccacttgaaactgcagttttttcaccctttggttataataccgggttacttgctccttgtacttggctgcttttatgcaggccagttctcttctttcttcggcaagatctagttcggctctcagtccgtcatcattcagttctgttgagaaattgagtgttcgggggctgggtatgccgatctcaaccggaattacggcttcagtgccgtacactagactgtacggagttcaccgttggaggtttttggtgtagttcggtaagaccataggacttgaggaagattttctacccattgtcctttggcttgttctaaccgagcttttaatcctttcaccaaaatacggtttgttacttccgtttgtccgtttgcttgtgggtgagagaccgaagtgaaccgctgttgaatattcaactcttggcaccaattcttgaatgtcttgtcggtgaactgagtcccattatccgaaatgaggatatggggtatgccaaatcggcaaactatgttcttccaaacaaaatccaatgccttcgagctcgttatcgtagctaatggttcagcctccacccactttgtgaagtagtccacggcaacgatcaagaatttcatttgccgaggagcttgtggtagtggtcctactatgtctatgccccattgcataaaaggccaagggttttgcatagcacatagatcggtctgcggcatccttgggatatttgcatggatttggcacttcgtacatttcttaacgagctgtactgcttcttgtaccatagttggccaataatatccccatctcagaacttttttagctaaagctctagctccgatgtggctgccgcacgatccttcatgaacttctctaaggatgtagtccgtctcttctggtcctacacatcgcaataacggttgaaggtaggactttctatataggactccttcatgaagttcataccgaagtgctcggcatgtgattttccgagcttctctcttatcctcgggcagttgtccttgatctagatactttgatattagcgtcatccagttcggcgagctggttactgaaagtacctcagcatcatcaatgcttctgtgcggtaattcctccacttttgagctcggatatgaggccaacttgcttaaagtatctgctcggccattttccgctctgggaatgcggattatccgaaaataagagaaacttcggctaatgctttgcgctttgtccaagtattttttcatcctttcatctcgggcttcacttgtacccaacatgtgattcactatgacttgtgaatcacaatggattttgagagatttgataaatagactttgcgctaaccgaagtccggcaagaagggcttcgtattcggcttcgttattagtggttgggaataagaaccgaagtgaataagttacctcgtgtccgtcgggagcgataagtagaataccagctccacttcccgtcttattcgaagctccatctacgaatccaatccaacagtccggcggctctacttcgggttcctggggctgtgttggttcatcattggtagggcttttcggttcggcaataatagggattgcttgatcgaactttgcctctaccagaaaatctgccaaggcttgtcccttgatggctttccgaggtagatattctattgaatgttctcccaactctatggcccacttggcaattctgcctgatgcttcaggcttagtcaaaacttgccgaagtggaagatcggttaagacgcataccttgtgagcatagaaatatggccgcagtctcctggctgcatttactaatgccagagcaattttttccagaggttgataccttgtttcgggacctcttaatgctcggcttgtaaagtagataggacgctgctttaggccttcttctcgtacaagtaccgcgctaatggtttgatctgatgccgctaaatataagaatatcacttcggcatctgttggagcagagagaatagggagttcggctaaataacttttgagttcgtcaaaagcctttttctgttcggctccccactcaaactttggtgccttcttcaaaacattgaagaacggtagttgcttttcggctgcttgggaaaggaatctattcagtgcggctagacatccagttagcctttgcacatcatgtatggacttcggcattgccatgttctgaacaacttgaacctttaggggatttgccttgagtccgtcctttgaaacccaacaacccagaaactttcccgaatctaccaaaaaggtacatttttggggattgagtttgaggttggcttttttgagcacgtcgagagttgatttgagattgtcttcgtaatccgaagtgcttctacttttaacaactatgtcgtcaacatagacttcaacctcttttccgatcaggtgccgaaatagcttgtctaccatcctttgatatgtggctccggcattctttaaaccgaatggcatctttttataagcaaaaatgccgaagtcagtaatgaaagccgtttttgaagcatcattctcatccattaaaacttggtggtatcctttatacaaatcaagaaaacagaaaatttcgaagcctatcaaagcttctacttttttatctatgttcggaagggggtagcaatctttaggacagtgcttatttagatcggtaaaatctatgcacatccgccatcctccttttttcttgatcatcacaggattggccacccaagaaggatattttacttcgaataatacatccgctttcagtaattggcggacttcgtcatggatgacttgatttctttctgccgcaaagagtctttgcttctgttttataggccggactgaaggatcaatatttaaccgatgtgtaattacctcggaagacactccggtcatgtccaacggagaccacgcaaagacatctttgtactctttgaggagctggatggtcttttcccggagcagaggtgttcccgcgaaaccgatcttgaccgttctggatggatcatcttcgtataactgaactgtcatcgagttcggctccggtgtgacttcggtcatttcgcctgcctctgactccggctgctgtgattgctatgcttgatggtgccgatctgattgctcggcacttttaagcgcaatctgcaaacactcttttgctctcttttgatcacctcggatgactgcaatccctcctttagtggggatcttgattgtgaggtgataagtagagcaaatggtccgaactgtgttgagccagtctcttcccaggatgatgttatacggggaccgagcttttaccacaaaaaactcgatcatcgtactggagctagtaggcgctcttcccaccgtaatcggaaggctgatagtaccttcagggcgggtgtcttcctgggcgaaacttttcagaggaagtggggccggactgagccgagctggatccacttccagtttatcaaaacattctttaaaaagaatgctaaccgacgctcctgtatccacaaacactctgtggatcagtttgtttgccactccggcttgaatgacaatcgcgtcttgatgaggagaaatggccgggacgggatctgcatctgaaaacgtgattacttcctccttcttcagccttttatgcataggctcctctcgattgacgcctctgcgttctgcttttagagacgacttagtcttcccggctgggagagcgtcaatagtctggattactccgtcatattgcggctcgtcatcgtcttcgggatcctgttgccttttaggatcctgaggagcgcagttcgcacctctctgtttcttattcttcttcggcagcttgctttggtatttttttaacgtccctgctttcacaagaacatcaatacctgctgccaaatttcggcactcctcggtatcgtgaccgtggtcttgatggtaggagcagtacgtatcctgacttcggcgcgtggctgatttcgtcatccgctttggtttttcgaacatatcagaatgcagttcgaaaatttccgctctcgacttgttcagtggtacgaactgagcgggcggtttctcaagatcgagacgtggtcccaatctgccttgtaccggtgccctttgaattctttcaaaaggagttcggcgaggaagcccctgatcgctatgatcgggcttctttttgtctcctctggatgagctgtctaaagaccgttttcgacggtctgcctcatcggcacgagaaaa
This portion of the Salvia splendens isolate huo1 chromosome 10, SspV2, whole genome shotgun sequence genome encodes:
- the LOC121750992 gene encoding 54S ribosomal protein L37, mitochondrial-like; protein product: MAIAFMRSLKSITTSNEVFKVVGCRTFAAGGAKAKKGKGGAAGDAPKASLISKEVKSTTVYGANILKDGQDPKILPDSEYPDWLWHLLDKRPALSELRRKDTESLPFDDLKRFVKLDNRARIKENNMLKAKN